A stretch of Glandiceps talaboti chromosome 18, keGlaTala1.1, whole genome shotgun sequence DNA encodes these proteins:
- the LOC144449256 gene encoding uncharacterized protein LOC144449256, which translates to MAYSLDRGRRSPYREGRSTLHRGRPPMPGPGQPGFNVVGHGRQPMMPGGNPYLQQPRPGMVTNSNTMMTSQNMMPMTQTGNFNPQMMPTQVPPQGYYMPPNQPMAMYQQSPYPQPVPYGQQNMAMQMNPMPMQMQPQNMTEEQKKEFEKMKKERYFQEQKQKLKAFSHSDGSNSWMPTPSRDVSSLQNMVDMLGTGGHKSKKHTAVVGDAMNGTKMAQSKQVNPITPSVPVTLNTDQPIKPTVSAMPAADDDGFGDFMSGPTPTAVTKTDPASVVSMTTPVTPPQSSQPTVPVVKEEKKDLESLMLQFTDLSAAQKPKKSFQTKTTLKDVQSQSKALTTSFEESAKAYKWNNTEELSTMFTMATPVAADTPQHINSGVPQSEGPSVQPATSASQQTHMTAQTSTASLPTSEGPNLQPGTATTGQNQAIPPTSQMLPSANKSPPAGTAPPWCKNEATLPLIYRHVLEATLKHGVIDTEKLHSILVLSGLDRQVLGHIWNLCNKTTPGLLTKEELFMALALIAIAQSGQLQKVKVETLFDINNAPTPVLTPPGGSTPSTPGSIQSSGTVTPATSVTSTPVEASSTADDDFAPFQEAQATIKGSGDSHTTTQPGLTRSMAQPSLPSSSKSSTSTSGFILLPPPPPPPPSYSQSSVVQSAADDDMEEINTPSPTHSLDSVGSSSAVDILDKFSAFHTGSDDTMSNCSIPSGSMYPPMSSEDEYADFKSVDSSCSSSMSSSRASSQTSSSQNTDPEFPGFPRVGHHHDDTYPDIPTSGSSSPSSIRYPERLTSKAVKSSTEPSSFDLWKSKSQSTVKETSRIKPLRAKSGNLNPSKFGPVRDSEDDDFAEFQQAASSSSSSGFSGFQQVGKIAGPPSSRSTVLLKSSNTTASIGNKSEQATLPKMSTTVDEFADFQQAPAPKEKSDDLFKFDDDNDDDKYAALRGLSFDIASPQEKETGDTADEFADFKDAEEADEFADFQKAGNAEFSGFQQDTSKSANEFADFEAFQQPSAIDKNTKSSLDDEFSDFQQSGPSFSSEDNTASDADFKGGMTGGFFQPPSAVDTIAETGTSVFSETGTSVFSETRTSVFPQTGTSVFPQTGTSQPVILPTTKETKPAEKSRKAKNQKLSSYDDDDDLFGRKPPELTDVGHDDDEFGDFGKAPPVWDDDEDELFSSVVQKPTKTKKPHKKMTIFGGQEFVGKVETKQDQQSDSSKQTFGNVSSDVFGDFQEETVSGVTTDDQFGDFKTSENTESTLKESKEQNVKETDSNSVETKQFSDSLTDDKYSVFRELSQSTQNSDQISEKSIDTKEKQSLNMNSALSENTTLQNKDTSLTWNKYQMNDDDDDDLFGNLGPNPPGYSPPVYKFQESSSDNLTASKTPDSLSINSKESDTSSLDNMNMKKGLPKLDSVASLDLRSYNTTPSMEDADSLGEFNTETSVTTSTGDDHPPTFTIGSQPAKPLDSRSGAMIISTGPPPMAALNSGSSLPWLGDRYGSVVGDIEDNERHTYEWHRCLQSCYHTIQTANEVFNGISSSSVCVEVIKSEEGSNYLQAVVEIYRVACRIGTAMKSSGFENDDLHKLIKDIDLLWNNVAAFLAGSSLMPDDSLFVFSSAVLKADPSNSARACGVCLLSVDSRSKAFDRLEDNHKLTYGGHQYHSTCANLWVNLVDSILPALPLPSLL; encoded by the exons atggcgtaCAG CCTAGATCGTGGAAGAAGGAGTCCATACCGAGAAGGCCGTTCCACCCTCCATAGAGGGAG ACCACCAATGCCTGGGCCAGGACAACCTG GTTTCAATGTTGTTGGGCATGGTCGACAACCTATGATGCCAGGGGGTAATCCATATCTACAGCAACCAAGGCCAGGTATGGTAACCAATAGCAACActatgatgacatcacaaaatatgaTGCCAATGACACAGACCGGTAACTTCAATCCACAGATGATGCCAACTCAAGTACCACCACAG GGTTATTACATGCCACCAAACCAACCTATGGCAATGTATCAGCAGTCACCATATCCTCAACCTGTCCCATATGGTCAACAAAACATGGCAATGCAGATGAATCCAAT GCCAATGCAGATGCAGCCACAGAATATGACAGAAGAACAGAaaaaagaatttgaaaaaatgaagaaaGAACGCTACTTCCAGGAACAAAAGCAGAAATTGAAAGCATTCAGTCATTCTGATGGTAGTAATTCATGGATGCCAACACCAAGTAGGGATGTGTCATCTTTACAGAACATGGTGGATATGTTAGGTACTGGTGGCCACAAGTCTAAGAAGCATACAGCTGTAGTAGGAGATGCTATGAATGGAACTAAGATGGCACAGTCGAAACAAG TCAACCCCATCACACCAAGTGTACCAGTGACACTAAACACAGACCAACCAATCAAACCAACTGTATCAGCTATGCCAGCTGCAGATGATGATGGTTTTGGAGACTTCATGTCTGGTCCAACACCAACTGCTGTTACCAAAACAGATCCTGCATCAGTTGTAAGCATGACAACACCAGTGACCCCTCCACAAAGTAGTCAACCAACAGTTCCAGTTGTTAAGGAAGAAAAGAAAG ACCTAGAGTCATTAATGCTACAGTTTACTGACTTGTCAGCTGCTCAGAAACCTAAGAAGAGTTTTCAGACAAAGACAACATTGAAAGATGTACAAAGTCAATCCAAAGCactaacaacatcatttgaag AAAGTGCAAAGGCTTATAAATGGAATAATACAGAAGAGTTGTCTACTATGTTCACCATGGCAACACCTGTAGCAGCAGATACTCCACAACATATCAACTCTGGTGTACCTCAGTCAGAAGGACCTAGTGTGCAGCCTGCCACATCAGCCAGTCAGCAAACACATATGACTGCTCAGACCTCGACTGCTAGTCTACCTACTTCAGAGGGGCCAAATCTACAGCCTGGAACAGCCACTACAGGACAGAATCAAGCTATTCCACCAACTAGTCAAATGCTCCCCAGTGCTAATAAAAGTCCCCCAGCAGGTACAGCCCCACCATG GTGTAAGAATGAAGCCACTTTGCCATTGATTTATAGACATGTGTTAGAAGCCACATTAAAACACGGTGTAATAGACACAGAAAAGTTACATAGTATATTAGTATTGTCAGGTTTGGACAGGCAAGTACTTGGCCACATATGGAATCTATGTAACAAAACCACACCTGGTCTATTAACCAAGGAAGAACTGTTTATGGCATTGGCACTTATTGCAATAGCACAG AGTGGTCAGCTACAGAAAGTCAAAGTGGAAACATTGTTTGATATCAACAATGCACCAACACCTGTTTTGACACCACCAGGGGGTTCCACTCCTAGCACACCAGGAAGCATACAGTCTAGTGGTACAGTTACACCAGCAACATCAGTGACAAGCACCCCAGTAGAAGCTTCATCAACAGCTGATGATGATTTTGCACCTTTCCAAGAAGCTCAAGCCACAATTAAAG GATCTGGTGATAGCCACACCACAACACAGCCAGGACTTACAAGATCCATGGCCCAACCATCACTGCCATCATCATCCAaatcatcaacatcaacatctgGCTTCATTCTTCTACCACCTCCTCCACCACCTCCTCCTTCATACTCTCAGTCTTCCGTCGTGCAAAGTGCCGCTGACGACGACATGGAGGAGATTAACACCCCGTCTCCCACCCATTCACTAGACAGTGTAGGCTCTTCCAGTGCTGTGGATATTTTGGACAAGTTCTCAGCATTTCACACAGGTTCCGATGACACAATGTCTAATTGTTCTATCCCATCAG GTTCTATGTACCCACCTATGTCAAGTGAAGATGAGTATGCTGATTTCAAATCTGTGGACAGCAGCTGTAGCAGCAGTATGTCCAGCTCCAGAGCCTCTTCCCAAACATCCAGCAGTCAAAACACTGATCCGGAATTTCCTGGATTTCCACGTGTGGGACACCACCATGATGATACTTATCCAGATATACCAACAAGTGGGTCATCGTCTCCCAGTTCTATACGATACCCGGAAAGACTGACAAGCAAAGCAGTAAAATCCAGTACGGAACCAAGTAGTTTTGATCTTTGGAAAAGTAAATCTCAGTCTACAGTGAAGGAAACAAGTCGTATAAAGCCACTGAGAGCAAAATCAGGGAACTTGAatccatcaaaatttggacCGGTACGTGATAGCGAAGATGACGATTTTGCTGAGTTTCAGCAAGCTGccagtagtagtagcagtagtggTTTTTCTGGTTTTCAGCAAGTTGGTAAGATTGCTGGTCCCCCTTCATCACGTAGTACCGTTCTCCTTAAAAGTTCTAATACAACTGCCAGCATTGGAAATAAGTCTGAACAAGCAACACTGCCCAAAATGTCAACCACAGTGGACGAATTTGCTGATTTCCAACAAGCTCCAGCACCAAAAGAAAAGTCTGATGATCTCTTTAAATTTGATGATGACAACGATGATGATAAGTACGCAGCATTACGAGGTTTGAGTTTTGACATTGCATCCCCACAAGAGAAGGAAACAGGTGATACAGCAGATGAATTTGCAGACTTCAAAGATGCAGAAGAAGCAGACGAATTTGCTGATTTTCAAAAAGCGGGAAATGCTGAGTTTTCTGGTTTTCAGCAAGATACAAGTAAATCTGCCAACGAGTTTGCTGACTTTGAGGCATTCCAACAACCAAGTGCAATAGACAAGAACACAAAGTCATCACTTGATGATGAATTTTCAGATTTCCAACAGAGTGGTCCCAGTTTTTCATCCGAAGACAATACTGCCAGTGATGCTGATTTTAAAGGTGGAATGACAGGTGGATTTTTTCAGCCTCCATCAGCAGTTGATACAATAGCAGAGACTGGTACATCTGTTTTTTCAGAGACCGGGACATCTGTTTTCTCAGAGACCAGGACATCTGTTTTCCCACAGACCGGGACATCTGTTTTCCCACAGACTGGGACATCTCAACCAGTGATATTACCTACAACAAAAGAAACCAAACCAGCTGAAAAATCCAGGAAAGCAAAGAACCAGAAATTGTCATCatatgatgacgatgatgacttATTCGGTCGAAAACCACCAGAACTAACAGATGTTGGCCATGACGATGATGAATTTGGTGATTTTGGTAAAGCACCTCCTGTATGGGACGATGATGAAGACGAGTTGTTCAGTAGTGTAGTCCAAAAACCAACAAAGACTAAAAAACCACACAAGAAAATGACCATTTTTGGAGGCCAAGAATTTGTAGGTAAAGTAGAAACAAAACAGGATCAGCAGTCAGACAGTAGTAAACAGACATTTGGTAATGTGTCTTCAGATGTCTTCGGAGATTTTCAAGAGGAAACAGTAAGTGGTGTAACCACTGATGATCAATTTGGTGACTTTAAAACTTCAGAAAACACGGAAAGTACATTAAAAGAATCCAAGGAACAAAATGTGAAAGAAACAGACAGTAATTCTGTGGAGACTAAACAATTTAGTGATTCTTTGACAGATGACAAGTACAGTGTATTCAGAGAACTGAGTCAAAGTACTCAAAATTCAGACCAAATATCAGAAAAAAGTATAGATACAAAGGAAAAACAGTCACTCAACATGAACTCAGCATTATCAGAAAACACAACGCtacaaaataaagacactagCTTGACTTGGAACAAGTATCAAAtgaatgatgacgatgatgacgattTATTCGGAAATCTTGGTCCAAATCCACCGGGATACTCCCCACCAGTTTATAAGTTCCAGGAAAGTTCGAGTGACAATCTCACCGCAAGTAAAACGCCGGATAGTCTGTCAATCAATTCCAAAGAGTCGGATACGTCAAGTCTTGATAATATGAACATGAAGAAAGGTCTTCCTAAACTGGATTCCGTAGCTAGTCTGGACTTACGCAGTTATAATACGACCCCAAGTATGGAAGATGCTGATAGTTTAGGAGAGTTCAACACAGAAACATCAGTGACTACTAGTACTGGTGATGACCACCCCCCTACGTTTACTATAGGCAGTCAGCCAGCTAAACCTTTAG ACAGTAGAAGTGGTGCTATGATCATCTCAACCGGACCACCACCAATGGCAGCACTAAACAGTGGTTCATCACTACCTTGGCTTGGTGACAGGTATGGTAGTGTTGTGGGAGATATTGag GATAATGAACGTCATACATATGAATGGCATAGATGTCTACAAAGTTGTTATCACACAATACAAACAGCTAATGAAGTATTTAATGGTATTAGTAGTTCATCAGTATGTGTAGAAGTCATTAAATCTGAGGAAGGATCCAACTATTTACAAG ctGTTGTTGAAATTTACAGAGTAGCTTGCCGTATAGGTACTGCCATGAAGTCATCAG GATTTGAAAACGATGATCTTCATAAACTCATTAAAGACATAGATTTATTGTGGAATAATGTAGCTGCATTTCTTGCCGGAAGTTCTCTGATG CCTGATGACAGCCTGTTTGTATTTAGCAGTGCTGTACTCAAAGCAGATCCCAGTAACAGTGCTAGAGCCTGTGGTGTTTGTCTTCTCAGTGTGGACTCTAGAAGTAAAGCCTTTGATCGTCTTGAAGATAACCACAAACTAACATATGGTGGACACCAATACCATTCAACGTGTGCTAATCTGTGGGTGAACCTTGTAGACTCCATACTGCCAGCTCTTCCCTTGCCTTCCTTGCTGTAA